The following proteins are encoded in a genomic region of Bacteroidota bacterium:
- the cobA gene encoding uroporphyrinogen-III C-methyltransferase, with protein sequence MKNPLPPSAGHVTLVGAGPGDPELITLKGLRALQQADIVFYDALVNPALLEHLPPAAVRVYVGKRAANHSCPQPQIQAQLVAAAQQYRQVVRLKGGDPYILGRAQEEVDYVRAAGISVSVVPGISSALAGPVAAGLPLTQRGRSEGVHVVSAVTQHGTLSDALRHGVHLPDTTVVLMVQQVLPQVLQLYIDAGKGHWPATLVQDATLPAQRQLSATVEALAPLAQAWLHREAPTLLAILPPEKEPAHTQPEPKTGLYPIFLKAARLQAVIVGGGAVALEKLTHLLRAVPQAQVRLIAPHLLPELETLAQGHRGVEIVQRAWLPSDLEGANWALIATENADLNLRIFEEAQARNILANVADTPNSCDFYLGSIVTKGQLRIGISTNGYSPTLAKRLREVLETELPEAELDELLHQLKHLRMYLKGDFAQKVRYLNELTAELIPPKQ encoded by the coding sequence ATGAAAAACCCATTGCCCCCTAGCGCCGGCCATGTAACCCTGGTGGGTGCCGGCCCCGGAGACCCCGAACTGATTACCCTGAAGGGCCTGCGTGCCCTGCAGCAGGCAGATATTGTATTCTACGATGCCCTGGTGAACCCAGCCCTGCTAGAGCACCTGCCGCCTGCGGCAGTGCGGGTGTATGTGGGCAAGCGGGCCGCCAACCATAGCTGCCCCCAGCCACAGATACAGGCCCAGCTGGTGGCCGCGGCACAGCAGTACCGCCAGGTGGTAAGGCTAAAGGGCGGAGACCCCTATATACTGGGCCGCGCCCAAGAGGAGGTAGACTATGTGCGGGCAGCCGGCATATCCGTATCGGTGGTACCCGGCATCAGCAGTGCGCTGGCAGGGCCTGTAGCAGCAGGGCTACCGCTCACCCAGCGTGGCCGCAGCGAGGGGGTGCATGTGGTAAGTGCCGTTACCCAGCATGGCACCCTGTCCGACGCGCTGCGCCATGGGGTGCATCTGCCCGATACCACCGTGGTGCTTATGGTGCAGCAGGTGCTGCCCCAGGTGCTACAGCTGTACATAGATGCCGGAAAAGGGCACTGGCCGGCCACACTGGTGCAGGATGCTACCCTGCCTGCCCAGCGGCAGCTATCCGCCACGGTGGAGGCACTGGCACCGCTAGCCCAGGCCTGGCTGCACAGGGAAGCCCCCACCCTGCTAGCCATCTTGCCACCCGAAAAAGAGCCAGCCCACACGCAGCCCGAGCCCAAAACCGGGCTCTACCCCATATTTCTCAAAGCTGCCAGGCTACAGGCGGTGATTGTAGGCGGCGGGGCCGTGGCACTGGAGAAGCTTACCCACCTGCTGCGGGCTGTGCCGCAGGCGCAGGTGCGGCTGATAGCCCCCCACCTGCTGCCAGAGCTGGAAACACTGGCACAGGGGCACAGGGGGGTAGAGATTGTGCAACGTGCATGGCTACCCAGCGACCTGGAAGGGGCAAACTGGGCACTCATTGCCACAGAAAACGCCGACCTCAATCTGCGCATCTTCGAAGAAGCACAGGCCCGGAACATACTGGCCAATGTGGCCGATACCCCCAATAGTTGCGACTTCTACCTGGGCAGTATCGTAACCAAAGGCCAGCTACGCATCGGCATATCCACCAACGGATACTCCCCTACCCTGGCCAAGCGGCTGCGCGAAGTGCTGGAGACCGAACTACCCGAGGCTGAGCTGGACGAGCTCCTGCACCAGCTGAAGCACCTGCGCATGTACCTGAAGGGAGACTTTGCACAAAAGGTGCGCTACCTGAATGAACTGACCGCCGAACTGATCCCCCCAAAGCAATGA
- a CDS encoding uroporphyrinogen-III synthase, whose protein sequence is MPPAPLILTRPLPPSLQLYAQQRGLALAAWPLLCTALLPTGRILQQLGAHTTSTPGSTAWVFTSPRAAAAFSAALPYLDASQVPETLYAIGTATAAALPVGSCQAQICPVPQGAILAHYIRSQATVQQVVHWTSPGHRPELAAILTQAGIRYRALHTYFRYSVHTPPPDEASLAQGLLFCSPSAVVASLGWQHYWSQSMRCYGIGPTTGQALRQHYAHHPLSYPSCGLNMPQLIDYVQAQLG, encoded by the coding sequence ATGCCTCCCGCACCGCTTATCCTTACCCGCCCACTACCCCCCAGCCTGCAGCTATACGCACAGCAGCGCGGGCTGGCGCTTGCTGCCTGGCCCCTGCTGTGCACGGCCCTGCTGCCCACTGGTCGCATCTTGCAGCAGCTGGGTGCGCACACTACGAGCACACCCGGTAGTACCGCCTGGGTGTTTACCAGCCCACGCGCTGCAGCAGCTTTCTCCGCTGCCTTGCCCTACCTGGATGCCAGCCAGGTACCCGAAACCCTGTACGCCATTGGCACCGCTACGGCAGCGGCCCTACCGGTCGGTAGCTGCCAGGCACAGATATGCCCGGTGCCACAGGGCGCCATACTGGCCCACTACATACGCAGCCAAGCCACTGTGCAGCAGGTAGTACACTGGACCAGCCCCGGGCATCGGCCCGAGTTGGCGGCCATCCTTACCCAAGCCGGGATTCGGTACAGGGCATTGCATACGTATTTCAGGTATTCCGTGCATACCCCCCCACCTGATGAGGCCAGCCTGGCACAGGGGCTTTTATTCTGTAGCCCCAGTGCCGTAGTAGCATCGCTAGGCTGGCAGCACTACTGGTCGCAGTCCATGCGATGTTATGGCATCGGGCCTACTACCGGCCAGGCTCTCCGGCAGCACTATGCCCACCACCCACTTAGCTACCCAAGCTGCGGCCTGAATATGCCCCAGCTGATAGACTATGTGCAGGCACAGCTGGGCTAG
- the hemC gene encoding hydroxymethylbilane synthase, protein MRIGTRGSELALRQAAIVQGLLGQAGVPSWQVVIDTLGDQRQDILLNSPDAEGLFTATLDKALLDGEIDIGVHACKDLPLGLNPALEIIATPPRAYAAEALLLRPGARLEQPLVLGSCSHRRKLQWQARYAHHSVLPVRGSVPHRLQQMDEGEYDGLILAAAGLQRLGLLLRIHSYLPWMLPAPGQGAIAIVARKNDPRLRALKSILNHPATYLEVMTERHVCSALGAHYDSPLGVWAQVMPPGRTLKLQLWYKDHAQQVFRYRQHTLHTQSPARVWQAWLAHTGARPMSYSPWAAH, encoded by the coding sequence ATGAGAATTGGTACAAGGGGAAGTGAACTTGCCCTGAGGCAGGCAGCTATTGTGCAGGGCCTGCTTGGGCAGGCTGGGGTGCCCAGCTGGCAGGTGGTGATAGACACCCTGGGAGACCAGCGGCAAGATATCCTGCTGAATAGCCCCGATGCCGAGGGCCTCTTTACCGCCACGCTGGATAAGGCCCTGCTAGATGGCGAGATAGACATAGGCGTGCATGCGTGCAAAGACCTGCCCCTTGGCCTGAACCCAGCGCTGGAGATAATAGCCACCCCCCCGCGTGCCTATGCCGCAGAGGCCCTACTACTAAGGCCCGGAGCCAGGCTGGAGCAACCCCTGGTGCTGGGCAGCTGCAGCCACCGGCGAAAGCTGCAGTGGCAGGCCCGCTATGCGCACCATAGCGTACTGCCCGTGCGGGGCAGTGTGCCCCACCGGCTGCAGCAGATGGACGAGGGCGAGTATGATGGGCTTATACTGGCAGCAGCGGGTTTGCAGCGGCTAGGCCTGCTGCTGCGCATACACAGCTACCTGCCCTGGATGCTGCCTGCACCTGGCCAGGGCGCCATAGCCATCGTGGCCCGAAAGAACGACCCCAGGTTGCGGGCCCTAAAAAGTATACTAAACCACCCGGCCACCTACCTGGAGGTAATGACGGAGCGCCATGTATGCAGCGCACTGGGTGCACACTATGATAGCCCCCTGGGTGTGTGGGCGCAGGTAATGCCCCCGGGCCGTACACTGAAACTGCAGCTGTGGTACAAAGACCACGCCCAGCAGGTATTCAGATACCGGCAGCACACACTCCACACCCAGTCGCCCGCCCGGGTATGGCAGGCATGGCTGGCCCACACTGGGGCTAGGCCCATGTCCTATTCGCCCTGGGCAGCCCACTAG
- a CDS encoding WG repeat-containing protein, producing MITRSYLIALVAVSALFSACSESAGDAPVLAAVQVQGKWGWIDTTGQWAIPAEHAFPSQFNEGLAVMAVAAAPDSADLADVPAARYGYLHPRGDMAIAAQYALALPYSEGLAMVRTQDKLQYLDANGQLALSIPYGFATPFIQGRAIVGQTAQGKKGYMDTQGKLVIPMVYDGAYEYSEGRAIVYMLDTARQDSSGRRARRWGAIDETGKMIIPLKYKKLGTQFRSGLTHFNDGQRFGYLDRQGRVVIPAQFPLALNFRGDRAPVLTYTPNGTDGLKWALINPKGEEVVPAVFDLIDTRGYLHSGLILVGRMQGEQRRMGFIDKNGKIIIPLNYPTLDVFYEGRALAQAENGKWGWIDTRGQWIIPPTYEKATHFVHTSQNYLADPDYSRDQ from the coding sequence ATGATTACACGCAGCTACCTGATTGCCCTAGTGGCAGTTTCTGCCCTGTTCTCCGCCTGCTCCGAATCTGCCGGCGATGCCCCCGTACTGGCTGCCGTGCAGGTGCAGGGAAAGTGGGGCTGGATAGACACCACAGGCCAGTGGGCCATACCGGCAGAACATGCCTTCCCCAGCCAGTTTAACGAGGGACTGGCTGTAATGGCCGTAGCGGCCGCGCCCGACAGTGCCGACCTGGCAGATGTACCCGCTGCCCGCTATGGCTACCTGCACCCCAGGGGCGACATGGCCATTGCCGCACAGTATGCCCTGGCCCTACCCTACAGCGAGGGGCTGGCCATGGTGCGCACCCAAGACAAGCTGCAGTACCTGGATGCCAATGGCCAGCTAGCACTCAGCATCCCCTATGGGTTTGCTACCCCGTTCATACAGGGGCGCGCCATTGTGGGCCAGACTGCACAAGGCAAAAAGGGCTACATGGATACCCAGGGAAAACTGGTGATACCCATGGTGTACGACGGAGCCTATGAGTACAGCGAGGGGCGTGCCATTGTATACATGCTGGATACAGCCCGGCAAGACAGCAGTGGCCGCCGTGCACGCCGCTGGGGGGCCATAGATGAGACGGGAAAGATGATTATCCCCCTGAAGTATAAAAAACTGGGCACTCAGTTCCGCTCGGGCCTTACGCACTTCAATGATGGGCAGCGCTTTGGCTATCTGGATAGGCAGGGGCGCGTGGTGATACCGGCCCAGTTTCCGCTTGCACTCAATTTTCGTGGAGATAGAGCCCCCGTCCTTACCTATACGCCCAATGGTACCGATGGGCTAAAGTGGGCACTCATCAATCCAAAGGGCGAAGAGGTGGTGCCTGCTGTGTTCGACCTGATTGACACACGGGGCTACCTCCACTCAGGGCTCATCCTGGTGGGCCGCATGCAGGGCGAGCAGCGCCGGATGGGCTTTATCGACAAAAACGGAAAGATCATCATCCCCCTCAACTACCCTACCCTGGATGTATTCTACGAGGGGCGCGCCCTGGCACAGGCCGAAAATGGCAAGTGGGGCTGGATAGACACGCGCGGGCAGTGGATCATTCCCCCTACCTATGAGAAGGCCACACACTTTGTACACACCAGCCAAAACTACCTGGCCGACCCCGACTATAGCCGCGACCAATAG
- a CDS encoding nitrite/sulfite reductase, producing MSRNNPYDLSALDPLVQQDIHELENKLAAFQNGSLPDENFRAYRLTRGIYGQRQEGVQMIRVKLPFGHLKPDQLDRIAHVAETYGHGVLHATTRQDIQLHYVHLADTPAVWAELEQKQVTLREACGNTVRNITASSLAGIDPAEPFDVSPHAYTMAYFFMRNPICQDMGRKFKIAFSSSEADTAYTYFHDLGFIPRLRHGVRGFGVVVGGGLGAQPFAAQTVADFMPEEQIIPFTAALLRVFDRYGERTRRNKARIKFLLKDIGLAELMKRVEEERKVLGYEAVEIPESFESIKHPSLPTYLAPGTAPGQAQAEGYARWQATNVLPQKQAGWVAVQIRLSTGNMTANTARELANLARNYASDDMRMTVNQGILLKYVRPQNLPALHAELAKLGLAEPGFGGLADITACPGTDTCNLGIASSMGLARVLEKQLEAEYPTLSMRKDLQVKISGCMNSCGQHEAAAIGLRGSSLKVGNKVLPAMQVVLGGGVDAQGKGHIADKIIKLPTKRIPQALRILLDDYVHRAEGQEPYLAYYLKQEKHYFYNLLKPLAGLNDLQAEEYQDWERKVDFVPAIGVGECAVPQADLVSIVFQEAREKLSRSLALQQQQHYPDAIYTGYTALVLAAKGYLLGQDVACNTQIGIIQSLDTHLGLSQPFSETVLGINQQEPTEAFAAHYLQQATTLVAEIEQHYNRSLHEKPIAP from the coding sequence ATGAGTCGAAATAATCCTTACGACCTGTCGGCACTGGATCCCCTGGTTCAGCAGGACATCCACGAGCTGGAAAACAAACTGGCAGCATTCCAAAACGGCAGCTTGCCAGATGAGAACTTTCGGGCCTATAGGCTAACCCGTGGTATATATGGCCAGCGACAAGAGGGGGTGCAGATGATTCGCGTAAAGCTACCCTTTGGCCACCTGAAGCCAGACCAGCTGGACCGTATTGCCCACGTGGCCGAAACCTATGGCCATGGCGTACTGCATGCCACTACCCGGCAAGACATCCAGCTGCACTATGTGCACCTGGCCGATACCCCCGCCGTGTGGGCAGAGCTGGAACAGAAGCAGGTAACCCTACGCGAAGCCTGCGGAAATACCGTACGAAACATAACCGCCAGCAGCCTGGCTGGCATAGACCCGGCGGAGCCCTTCGATGTGTCTCCCCACGCCTATACCATGGCCTACTTTTTTATGCGGAACCCCATCTGCCAGGATATGGGGCGAAAGTTCAAGATCGCCTTCTCCAGCAGCGAGGCCGATACGGCCTATACCTATTTTCACGACCTGGGCTTCATCCCACGCCTGCGCCATGGCGTTCGGGGCTTCGGGGTGGTGGTGGGTGGGGGGCTGGGTGCCCAGCCCTTTGCGGCACAAACCGTAGCCGACTTTATGCCCGAAGAGCAGATCATCCCCTTTACCGCTGCCCTCCTGCGGGTGTTTGACCGATATGGCGAGCGCACACGGCGAAACAAGGCGCGCATCAAGTTTCTGCTGAAAGACATAGGCCTGGCCGAACTGATGAAGCGGGTGGAAGAAGAGCGAAAAGTGCTGGGCTACGAGGCCGTGGAGATACCCGAGAGCTTTGAGAGCATCAAACACCCCAGCCTGCCTACCTACCTGGCCCCCGGCACAGCCCCAGGCCAAGCCCAGGCCGAAGGCTATGCACGCTGGCAGGCCACCAATGTACTACCGCAGAAACAAGCAGGCTGGGTAGCCGTTCAGATACGGCTGTCTACCGGAAACATGACCGCCAACACAGCCCGGGAACTGGCAAACCTGGCCCGCAACTACGCCAGCGATGATATGCGGATGACGGTAAACCAGGGCATTCTGCTAAAGTACGTGCGGCCCCAAAACCTGCCAGCCCTACATGCCGAGCTGGCCAAGCTGGGGCTGGCCGAGCCGGGATTTGGCGGACTGGCAGACATAACAGCCTGCCCGGGCACAGACACCTGCAACCTGGGCATAGCCAGCAGCATGGGCCTGGCACGCGTACTGGAAAAACAACTGGAGGCAGAATATCCCACCCTGAGTATGCGCAAAGACCTGCAGGTGAAGATAAGTGGCTGCATGAACTCCTGCGGACAGCACGAAGCCGCAGCCATTGGCCTCCGCGGTTCATCCCTGAAGGTGGGAAACAAGGTGCTGCCTGCCATGCAGGTAGTGCTGGGTGGTGGCGTAGATGCCCAGGGAAAGGGGCATATAGCCGATAAAATCATCAAACTGCCTACCAAGCGGATACCACAGGCACTACGCATACTGCTGGACGACTATGTGCACCGTGCCGAGGGCCAAGAGCCCTACCTGGCCTACTACCTGAAGCAAGAAAAACACTACTTCTACAACCTGCTAAAGCCACTGGCTGGCCTGAATGACCTGCAGGCCGAGGAGTACCAGGATTGGGAACGGAAGGTGGACTTTGTGCCTGCCATTGGGGTGGGCGAATGCGCCGTGCCGCAGGCAGACCTGGTAAGCATTGTGTTTCAGGAAGCACGAGAAAAACTGAGCCGTAGCCTGGCACTGCAACAGCAGCAGCACTACCCCGATGCCATATACACGGGCTACACCGCCCTGGTGCTGGCAGCCAAGGGATACCTGCTGGGCCAGGATGTAGCCTGCAATACCCAGATTGGCATTATACAAAGCCTGGATACCCACCTGGGGCTATCTCAACCCTTTTCCGAGACTGTGCTGGGTATAAACCAGCAAGAACCCACCGAGGCCTTTGCAGCACACTACCTGCAGCAGGCCACAACCCTGGTGGCAGAGATAGAGCAACACTACAACCGATCGCTCCATGAAAAACCCATTGCCCCCTAG
- the hemL gene encoding glutamate-1-semialdehyde 2,1-aminomutase, which produces MQTSADLYAQAGRVMPGGVNSPVRSFGKVGGHPFYTQRAEGAMLYTVDGTQLIDYVGAWGPMLLGHAYAPVVQAVQQAAQHAFCTGTCSPAELLLAQQIQQLVPQAERVRLLCSGTEACMTAIRVARAYTGRTYILKFDGGYHGHADDFLVAAGSGMATLGIADSAGALAGHTLVVPYNDLPALDAVLEAYAGQLAAIIVEPVCGNMGCVPPQPGFLAGLRQRCTTTGALLIFDEVMTGFRLALGGAQELFDCQADLITLGKIVGGGMPLAALAGPARFMDLLAPAGPVYQAGTMAGHPLACVAGSTQLQAIRQLAPGLYTTLDERARALASGLRHLFDARGIQQVINQQGSMLSLHFGVDRVHTYSQARQADAEAYGRFFRAMLALGVFIPPSAYESWFLSTCHTDDLIDKTLNAAEKALYALRAT; this is translated from the coding sequence ATGCAAACTAGTGCCGACCTATATGCCCAGGCCGGCCGGGTAATGCCCGGTGGGGTAAATAGCCCGGTTCGATCCTTCGGCAAGGTGGGTGGCCATCCGTTTTACACACAGCGGGCCGAAGGAGCCATGCTGTATACCGTGGATGGAACCCAACTGATAGACTACGTGGGTGCCTGGGGCCCCATGCTGCTGGGCCACGCCTATGCGCCCGTGGTTCAGGCCGTACAGCAGGCTGCCCAGCACGCCTTCTGCACCGGCACCTGTAGCCCTGCCGAGCTGCTGCTGGCCCAGCAGATACAGCAGCTGGTTCCACAGGCCGAGCGTGTACGCCTGCTGTGCTCGGGCACCGAAGCCTGCATGACGGCCATACGCGTGGCAAGGGCCTACACCGGGCGTACCTACATCCTCAAGTTTGACGGCGGCTACCACGGGCATGCAGACGACTTTCTGGTAGCTGCCGGCAGCGGGATGGCTACCCTGGGAATAGCCGACAGTGCAGGTGCCCTGGCCGGCCACACCCTTGTAGTGCCCTATAACGACCTGCCTGCCCTGGATGCGGTGCTGGAGGCCTATGCCGGCCAGCTGGCAGCCATTATTGTAGAGCCGGTATGCGGAAATATGGGCTGTGTGCCCCCGCAGCCTGGTTTTCTGGCGGGCCTACGGCAGCGGTGCACCACCACCGGGGCCTTACTCATCTTTGATGAAGTGATGACTGGCTTCAGGCTGGCACTGGGGGGCGCGCAGGAGCTTTTTGACTGCCAGGCAGACCTGATAACCCTGGGCAAAATAGTGGGCGGCGGCATGCCCCTGGCTGCCCTGGCAGGTCCGGCTCGTTTTATGGATCTACTGGCACCGGCAGGGCCGGTGTACCAGGCAGGCACCATGGCGGGCCACCCGCTGGCCTGTGTGGCGGGCAGCACCCAGCTGCAGGCCATCCGGCAGCTGGCTCCTGGCCTGTATACCACCCTGGATGAACGGGCGCGGGCACTGGCCAGCGGGCTTAGGCACTTGTTTGATGCCAGGGGAATACAGCAGGTGATCAATCAGCAGGGCAGCATGCTTAGCCTGCACTTTGGGGTAGACAGGGTGCATACCTATAGCCAGGCCAGGCAGGCCGATGCTGAAGCCTACGGCCGGTTTTTTAGGGCTATGCTGGCACTTGGGGTGTTCATTCCCCCCTCAGCTTATGAAAGCTGGTTCCTCTCCACTTGTCATACCGATGATCTTATCGATAAAACGCTGAACGCAGCCGAAAAGGCCCTATACGCGCTTCGCGCTACCTAA
- a CDS encoding phosphoribosyltransferase, with the protein MAIQILQHADSEAKLTRMAWQLYEWAYGQPELVLVGIDERGGYLADLLAGQLRQISQLQLQVYYLPRGGQLHMPHTAGQKPMVLVDDVHYSGTTLMHALQEAARYQPSQLQVAVLIDRGHHLYPVHARFVGLELATTLQEYITVRIQDGQIEAFLD; encoded by the coding sequence ATGGCTATCCAGATCCTACAGCATGCAGACAGTGAGGCTAAGCTGACCCGCATGGCCTGGCAGCTGTACGAGTGGGCCTATGGGCAGCCCGAGCTGGTGCTGGTGGGCATAGACGAACGCGGTGGCTACCTGGCCGACCTGCTGGCAGGCCAGCTTCGCCAGATTAGCCAGCTACAGCTGCAGGTATACTACCTGCCCAGGGGGGGGCAGCTGCACATGCCACACACGGCCGGGCAAAAGCCCATGGTACTGGTGGATGATGTACACTACAGTGGTACTACCCTGATGCATGCCCTGCAAGAGGCCGCCCGCTACCAGCCTAGCCAGCTGCAGGTAGCCGTGCTGATAGACCGGGGGCACCACCTGTACCCGGTGCATGCACGCTTTGTGGGCCTGGAGCTGGCCACTACCCTACAGGAGTACATTACGGTACGGATCCAGGACGGACAGATAGAGGCTTTTCTGGACTAG